CGCGCAATCCGGAAACTTCGTTCGCGCAAACTGCGGATAATGTGGACAAGAAAGTGTGGATAAGGCGGGGCGGCCGCCGCGGCGCTATGCGCCGCTGCTCTTTTCGACGAAGTTCACGCGCAAAGTGGTGAGCAGAGCCTCGGTGTCGCGGAGCGCCTGGCCTTCGAGCTGCGATCGCATCGCGTCCAGCAGCCCGGCAAACGCGTCGATCGCGATTTTCGCCTCGCCGAGATCCCTTTCGATCTTGCCGCTCGCGGGATTTGGCATCAGCCCCATACCCTGCCATGCTTTGGCGCCGAGGATGTCGAGCATCCAGACGAGCAGTTCCCGGGTCGGGATCGCCTCGATCGGAACGGCCTGCCGGCCGCTCTCCTCCCCGCCGGGCGCTCCGCCAGAAGTAGACGATGTTTCCGATCCGGATTCTGTTGCCGGCCGGGCTTCCCCGGGCGCGTCCCCGCGCGGCGTCTCTCCGCTCATCGCTTGGACCCTCTCACGCGGCGAGCCGCTCCAGGGCGCGGCAGAGCACCTGGGCGCCCCGCGCGGCGTCTTCCCACGAAGTGTGTTCTTCCGGCGAATGGCTGATGCCTCGATCGCTCGGAACGAAGATCATCCCGGTCGGCACCCGCGACCCGAGAATCTTGGCGTCGTGTCCTGCCCAGCTCGGCATCGTCGTCATCGGCTCATTCAAATCTCTCGCCGCCTGGGTGATCGCCGTACGCACGGCGGCATCGAGCGGCAGCGGCGCCTCGGTCCGCCATTCACCGATATCGAGTTCGAGGCCATAGCGGCCGGCGCACGTCCGGCCCGCCTGCTCGATGCTCTGGCGGAACGCGCCGAGCACGTGGTCGTCTGCGCTGCGCGCCTCGACGGCCATCTCCGCCGTCCCGGGGATCACATTGGTCGCGCCCGGCGTCACCGAGAGGCGGCCGACGGTCGCGACCGCGCGGCCCGCCGTCCCGAGGGCGAGGACGCGCACCTGCCCGACCAGTTCCGCGGCCCCCCACAGTGCGTCGCGCCGCGCCTCCATCGGCGTCGTGCCCGCGTGGTTGGCCTGGCCGCGGAAGGTGAAGACGGCGCGGGAGATGCCGGCGATTGCCTCCACCGCGGCGAGCGGCGCGTGCCTCGAAGCCAGGATCGGGCCCTGCTCGATGTGCAGCTCCAGGTACGAGGCCATCGACGGGGCCAGCGGTCCTTTCGGGACGCCGGGGTCGAACGCCCGGAGCAGCGTCGCGGCCGTCGCGCCGTCGCGGGTCCGGATCGTCTCGGGCGCGGGCGCGCGCCCGACGACGCCGAGCGACCCCAGGCAGCCGACGCCGAACGACGTCCCTTCTTCCTCCGCGAAGCCGAGGAGCAGCAGCGGCCGTCTGAGGTGAGCGTCCGCGTCGCGCAGGGCCTGCGCCGCCTCGATCGCGGCGACCACGCCGAGGGCGCCGTCGAAGATGCCGCCGTTCGGCACCGTATCGAGGTGGGAGCCCGCGGCCACGGGCGGCGATCCCCGATCCCTTCCCGACACGAGAGCGTGGAGGTTGCCCCACGCGTCGACCGCCGCGGCGGCGCCGGCCTGGCGCATCCATTTGGCGGCGAGCTTCACCGCCGCGGCGTGCTCGGGCCGATACGAGAGCCGCGTGACGCCGCCCTGGGAGGTCCGGCCGATCACGGCCAGCTCTTCCAGACGGCGGCGGAGACGCGCGGCGTCGATGGTCGCGGGCATCTCAGCGCGTGCGGGGATCCCAGATCTCGCGGATGCCGTCGCCGGCCACGTTCACCGCGAACACCGTGACGGCGATCGCGATGCCGGGCCAAACCGAGAGCCACGGCGCCTGCGTCAGATATTGCTGCGCCGCGTTCAGCATCGATCCCCACGACGGCGTCGGCGGCTGCGTGCCCAGCCCCAGGAAGCTGAGCGTCGCCTCGGCGAGAATCGCCCCCGCGACGTTGAGCGAGCCCTGCACGACGATCGGCGCGACGCTGTTCGGCAGGAGGTGCCGCCAGATGATCCGCCGGTCCGCGGCGCCGAGCGCGCGCGCGGCCTGAATGTACTCCCGGCCGCGCTCCGAGAGCACCTGCGCGCGCATGATCCGCATGAACACGGGCATCAGGCCGACGGCGATCGCGATCATCGCCTTGCCGAGCCCGGGCCCGAGCACGGCGACCACGGTCAGGGCGAGGATCAGGTTCGGGATCGAGAGCATGGCGTCCGTGAGCCGCATCAGCACGTCGTCGAGGCGGTTGCCGTAGAAGCCCGCGGCGAGGCCGAGCGGCACGCCGGCGGAAATACCCAGCCCGACCGAAATGAGCCCGGCCTCGAGCGAGGCGCGCGAGCCGAAGATGATGCGGCTGAAGACGTCGCGGCCCAACTCGTCGGTGCCGAGCAGGTGCCGTCCGCCGGGAGGTTGGAGGTAGGCGGTGAAGTCGGTCTTGATCGGCGAGTACGGCGCGATCACCGACGCGGCGGCCGCGACCACGAGCACCAACATCGCGACCAGCAGTCCGACCACCGCCAGCCGGTTTCGGGCAAACCGCCCGGCGAGGTGCCAAAAGCCTCGCTTCGCGGGCGCGCGGGGGCGAACGGCCGGGAGGGCGCCCGCGACCGTGCTCACGAGCGGCTGCCCGCGAGCGTAATCCGGGGATCGATCAGCGAGTAGACGATGTCCACGGCCAGGTTGACCGCGAGCACCGCGAACGCGCTGAACATCACGACGCCTTCCAGCATCGGGTAGTCGCGCGCGTAGATCGATTCGATCGCGAGCCGGCCCAGGCCCGGGACCGAGAAGATCGACTCCGTGATCACGACGCCGCCGAGCAGCGCGCCGAGCTGAATGCCCATCACGGTGATCACGGGGATCACGGCGTTCCGCAGCGCGTGGCGGACCAGCACCGTCACGGCGCCGAGGCCCTTCGCGTTCGCGGTGCGGACGAAGTCGGCGCTCAGGACCTCGAGCATGCTGCTGCGCAGCTGCCGCATCACGACCGCGGCGAGGATCACGCCCTGCACGAACGCCGGCATGATCAGCGTGCGGAGGTTGCGGCCGAGGTCCTGGTCGGGCGGCACGTAGCCCGACGCGGGCAGCCAGTGGAGGTTGACGGCGAAGAGGTAGATCAGCATGATCCCGAGCCAGAAGTTCGGGATGCTGAGCCCGGTGAGCGCCGCGG
The sequence above is drawn from the bacterium genome and encodes:
- a CDS encoding DUF1844 domain-containing protein, with product MSGETPRGDAPGEARPATESGSETSSTSGGAPGGEESGRQAVPIEAIPTRELLVWMLDILGAKAWQGMGLMPNPASGKIERDLGEAKIAIDAFAGLLDAMRSQLEGQALRDTEALLTTLRVNFVEKSSGA
- a CDS encoding Zn-dependent hydrolase, whose amino-acid sequence is MPATIDAARLRRRLEELAVIGRTSQGGVTRLSYRPEHAAAVKLAAKWMRQAGAAAAVDAWGNLHALVSGRDRGSPPVAAGSHLDTVPNGGIFDGALGVVAAIEAAQALRDADAHLRRPLLLLGFAEEEGTSFGVGCLGSLGVVGRAPAPETIRTRDGATAATLLRAFDPGVPKGPLAPSMASYLELHIEQGPILASRHAPLAAVEAIAGISRAVFTFRGQANHAGTTPMEARRDALWGAAELVGQVRVLALGTAGRAVATVGRLSVTPGATNVIPGTAEMAVEARSADDHVLGAFRQSIEQAGRTCAGRYGLELDIGEWRTEAPLPLDAAVRTAITQAARDLNEPMTTMPSWAGHDAKILGSRVPTGMIFVPSDRGISHSPEEHTSWEDAARGAQVLCRALERLAA
- a CDS encoding ABC transporter permease, whose amino-acid sequence is MSTVAGALPAVRPRAPAKRGFWHLAGRFARNRLAVVGLLVAMLVLVVAAAASVIAPYSPIKTDFTAYLQPPGGRHLLGTDELGRDVFSRIIFGSRASLEAGLISVGLGISAGVPLGLAAGFYGNRLDDVLMRLTDAMLSIPNLILALTVVAVLGPGLGKAMIAIAVGLMPVFMRIMRAQVLSERGREYIQAARALGAADRRIIWRHLLPNSVAPIVVQGSLNVAGAILAEATLSFLGLGTQPPTPSWGSMLNAAQQYLTQAPWLSVWPGIAIAVTVFAVNVAGDGIREIWDPRTR
- a CDS encoding ABC transporter permease, yielding VGGRPAAPRAGRHLYPMFRFVARRLLQMVPVLFFVSVIVFTLINLIPGDAARLFLGEEASPDALVALRHQMGLDRPLPVQYAWWVGGMLHGDFGHSFKDNRSVLATMLQKIPVTAELSAMGLLIAWTIAIPAGVLAAWRRRTAADYTASAAALTGLSIPNFWLGIMLIYLFAVNLHWLPASGYVPPDQDLGRNLRTLIMPAFVQGVILAAVVMRQLRSSMLEVLSADFVRTANAKGLGAVTVLVRHALRNAVIPVITVMGIQLGALLGGVVITESIFSVPGLGRLAIESIYARDYPMLEGVVMFSAFAVLAVNLAVDIVYSLIDPRITLAGSRS